One window from the genome of Microcebus murinus isolate Inina chromosome X, M.murinus_Inina_mat1.0, whole genome shotgun sequence encodes:
- the FATE1 gene encoding fetal and adult testis-expressed transcript protein: MAGGPPSIKEEMEMSMAEELGAGSQGQSQEQLVIAEMMERGSRSLGASQKRQKLEPKSAGSAAAQLIWNMTATRPKKVGPHLPIPRMSRDQGHGEVHSQEYPGSFQAMRFHYERNPEADMVAEIGLEELNGLEMEVMRRQLSVITGRLRALEDQGTTWRHRDALFFTMLVSACAINLWLWMRQ; this comes from the exons ATGGCAGGAGGCCCCCCTAGCATCAAGGAGGAGATGGAAATGTCTATGGCTGAAGAACTGGGTGCTGGAAGTCAAGGCCAAAGCCAAGAGCAACTGGTGATAGCAG AAATGATGGAGCGTGGATCTCGGTCCCTGGGTGCCTCCCAGAAGCGACAGAAGTTGGAACCGAAGTCTGCTGGTTCTGCTGCAGCCCAACTAATTTGGAATATGACTGCCACCCGGCCCAAGAAAGTG GGGCCCCACCTGCCGATACCCAGGATGTCCAGAGACCAGGGCCATGGTGAAGTCCATTCCCAGGAGTATCCTGGCAGCTTCCAAGCCATGAGATTCCACTATGAGCG caACCCGGAGGCAGACATGGTAGCAGAGATTGGCCTAGAAGAGCTCAATGGGCTGGAGATGGAAGTCATGAGAAGACAG CTGAGTGTGATCACTGGGCGTTTGCGTGCCCTGGAGGACCAGGGCACCACCTGGCGCCACAGGGATGCTCTGTTCTTCACCATGCTGGTGTCAGCTTGTGCCATCAACCTGTGGCTGTGGATGCGCCAGTGA